Proteins encoded together in one Chryseobacterium taklimakanense window:
- a CDS encoding patatin-like phospholipase family protein, with protein MKKLLLIFMLIFINVSLKSQIKEGLIIPKNPKIGLSLSGGGAKGFAHIGVLKILDSLGVKVDYISGTSMGSIVGGLYASGYTGKDIEKIVLETDFYTLIANEKTRQETTFFNKSNDKYLLTVPIKDGKINVLPKAISTGQKNIYMLKELFKNVANVDDFSKLPIPFLCIATNLESGKMEIFEKGDLVSSIMASSAFPSLMDPVKIGDSLYIDGAMTVNYPSKPLKDKGMDIVIGVDLSQGLVKREQLNSLIDILNQVIDFGIQKETKNQYQYTDINIHPDLTGMTATSYGDKEKILEKGYTEAKKYTDILSQLPKTDHQVLRAPISSIFSNVYKIDSITVENNRIFGRNYILGKMNLKVPSMQTYGAINKMIDRLYATNNYRLINYDITSQNNKNILKLNVTEDDTRFFLKFGLHYDEVFKTGLLLNATVKRLIFSNSTIALDMVVGDKPRYYFNYFIDNGYIPGFGVYASGMKFDLFDKNSDITENWTWFRNEAFIQSIWRDKYAIGGGLSHDYYQSRIPSTSISDNQNFFNPYAFLKSDSQDDKSFPTKGFYLYAEGKILDLFGKKDKDKVLQFKADTRINIPVTSWFTNRIRVFGGLSFGEDINRFYEFRSGGLFEQNLGNFVRLAGYEFGQEQTKNLVLADNQMQFKIHKNLYIIPNISFATMFDDVEGAEFFNFDYSSAGITAGYKSPFGQIKLNYSKSFNKDNQGLFTVILGHWF; from the coding sequence ATGAAAAAGCTCCTTCTTATTTTTATGCTGATTTTTATCAATGTTTCTTTAAAATCACAAATTAAAGAAGGACTCATAATTCCCAAAAATCCAAAAATCGGCTTGTCCCTTTCCGGCGGCGGAGCCAAAGGTTTCGCACACATCGGAGTCTTGAAAATCCTTGATTCCCTCGGAGTCAAAGTAGATTATATTTCAGGAACGAGTATGGGTTCAATCGTCGGTGGGTTATATGCGTCTGGCTATACTGGAAAGGATATCGAGAAAATCGTTTTAGAAACTGATTTTTACACCCTGATTGCCAATGAAAAAACACGCCAGGAGACAACTTTCTTCAATAAATCCAATGATAAATACCTCCTCACAGTTCCGATAAAAGACGGTAAAATTAACGTCCTTCCAAAGGCAATTTCTACCGGTCAAAAGAATATCTATATGCTGAAGGAGCTATTTAAAAACGTCGCAAACGTTGATGATTTCTCCAAACTTCCAATTCCGTTTTTGTGTATCGCAACCAATCTGGAAAGTGGGAAGATGGAAATTTTTGAAAAAGGTGATTTGGTAAGTTCGATTATGGCCAGCTCCGCATTTCCCTCGCTGATGGATCCCGTTAAGATTGGTGACAGTCTCTACATAGACGGTGCAATGACGGTGAATTATCCTTCAAAACCTTTAAAAGATAAGGGAATGGATATTGTGATCGGCGTTGACCTCAGTCAGGGTTTGGTTAAACGTGAGCAACTTAACTCTTTGATTGACATATTAAACCAGGTAATCGACTTCGGTATTCAGAAAGAAACTAAAAATCAGTATCAATACACGGATATCAACATTCATCCTGATCTCACAGGAATGACCGCAACAAGTTACGGCGACAAGGAAAAGATTCTGGAGAAAGGCTATACTGAAGCAAAAAAGTATACGGACATTCTAAGCCAGTTACCAAAAACGGACCATCAGGTTTTGCGTGCGCCCATCAGTTCAATATTCTCAAATGTTTACAAGATCGACAGCATAACGGTTGAAAATAACAGAATTTTTGGACGCAATTACATCCTGGGAAAAATGAACCTTAAAGTCCCGTCCATGCAGACCTATGGCGCAATCAATAAGATGATTGATAGGCTTTACGCCACCAATAACTACCGGCTGATCAATTATGATATTACTTCCCAAAATAATAAAAACATCCTTAAACTGAATGTAACTGAAGATGATACGAGGTTTTTCCTGAAATTTGGCCTGCATTACGACGAGGTTTTTAAAACCGGTCTTCTACTCAATGCTACGGTGAAAAGGCTCATATTCAGCAATTCAACGATAGCTTTGGATATGGTCGTCGGGGACAAACCACGCTATTATTTCAACTATTTTATCGATAATGGTTATATCCCAGGCTTTGGTGTTTACGCATCAGGGATGAAATTCGATCTTTTTGATAAAAATTCTGATATCACGGAGAACTGGACATGGTTTAGAAACGAGGCTTTTATACAGTCAATCTGGCGGGATAAATATGCCATTGGCGGCGGTTTAAGCCACGATTATTACCAAAGCCGCATACCATCAACCTCGATCAGCGATAATCAGAATTTTTTCAATCCATATGCGTTCTTAAAAAGCGATTCTCAGGACGATAAAAGTTTTCCAACCAAAGGCTTTTATTTGTATGCTGAAGGAAAAATACTCGATTTATTTGGAAAAAAAGATAAGGATAAAGTCCTTCAATTCAAAGCAGATACCAGAATTAATATCCCAGTGACAAGCTGGTTTACCAACCGTATCCGTGTTTTTGGCGGTCTCTCATTTGGTGAAGATATCAACCGTTTTTATGAGTTCAGATCGGGTGGTCTTTTCGAACAAAATCTCGGAAATTTTGTTAGGCTTGCTGGATATGAGTTTGGGCAGGAACAGACCAAAAATCTAGTTCTTGCCGATAACCAGATGCAGTTCAAAATCCACAAAAATTTATACATAATCCCTAATATCAGTTTTGCAACAATGTTCGACGACGTGGAAGGTGCAGAATTTTTCAATTTTGATTATTCTTCAGCGGGTATTACGGCTGGCTATAAATCACCTTTCGGACAAATCAAACTCAATTACAGCAAGTCGTTTAACAAAGATAATCAGGGTTTATTCACAGTGATTCTCGGACATTGGTTTTAA
- the ybeY gene encoding rRNA maturation RNase YbeY — protein MVQYFFEQINAIEISESTTIWLKTIILNENKKTGEINYIFCDDEYLLQINRDYLQHDYYTDIITFDYVKGKTISGDIFVSLPRISDNASTHSKKFEDELHRVLAHGILHLCGYKDKTVEEEKEMRSKEDFYLALRS, from the coding sequence ATGGTACAGTACTTTTTTGAACAAATTAATGCAATAGAAATCTCCGAATCCACCACAATTTGGTTAAAAACCATCATCCTGAACGAGAATAAAAAAACTGGTGAAATCAACTACATATTCTGTGACGATGAGTATTTGCTGCAGATCAACCGAGATTACCTTCAGCATGATTATTATACCGATATCATCACATTTGACTATGTCAAGGGTAAAACCATAAGCGGTGATATTTTTGTATCTTTGCCCCGCATTTCCGACAACGCTTCTACCCATTCCAAAAAATTCGAAGATGAACTGCATCGTGTACTCGCTCACGGCATCCTTCACCTTTGCGGATATAAGGATAAAACTGTAGAAGAAGAGAAAGAAATGCGAAGCAAAGAAGATTTTTATTTGGCACTGCGATCCTGA
- the mnmG gene encoding tRNA uridine-5-carboxymethylaminomethyl(34) synthesis enzyme MnmG, giving the protein MISEIYDVIVVGGGHAGCEAAAAAANMGSKTLLVTMNMQTIGQMSCNPAMGGIAKGQIVREIDAMGGYSGIIADKSAIQFKMLNLSKGPAMWSPRTQNDRMMFAEEWRLALENTPNLDFFQDMVKSLIIDGDRVAGVITSLGIPIKGKSVVLTNGTFLNGLIHVGDKQLGGGRMGEPRAFGITEQLVSLGFTAGRMKTGTPPRVDGRSLDYSKMEEQKGDENPGKFSYLDSPKLTEQRSCHIVYTNETVHEILREGFDRSPMFNGTIQSLGPRYCPSIEDKINRFAERTRHQLFVEPEGWKTIEIYVNGFSSSLPEEVQIKAMKHIPGFENVKVFRPGYAIEYDYFPPTQLNHTLETKLIQNLYFAGQINGTTGYEEAAGQGLIAGINAHNKVHGKPEFILSRDEAYIGVLVDDLITKGTEEPYRMFTSRAEYRLLLRQDNADIRLTEKSYKLGLAKVDRLKKVEEKIAKSQELEAFLRETSLKPGIINPVLEKIESSPVDQAYRAAQILTRPNMTLEKLDEIDFIKEVSLKYNHEVREQAEINIKYKGYIDKERENVAKLQRTENIRIPDDFDFSKISSLSAEAKTKMTSVKPKTIAQASRISGVSPADINVLLIYLGR; this is encoded by the coding sequence ATGATTTCAGAAATATATGATGTTATCGTAGTTGGGGGCGGCCATGCAGGGTGCGAGGCCGCTGCAGCCGCTGCCAACATGGGCTCGAAAACCCTTCTGGTAACTATGAATATGCAAACGATCGGGCAAATGAGCTGTAATCCCGCCATGGGCGGAATTGCCAAGGGCCAGATCGTGCGCGAAATTGATGCTATGGGCGGCTACTCTGGTATCATTGCCGATAAATCAGCAATCCAGTTCAAGATGCTTAATCTTTCGAAAGGTCCAGCAATGTGGTCTCCCAGAACACAGAACGATCGGATGATGTTTGCAGAAGAATGGCGTTTAGCTCTTGAAAATACTCCTAATCTTGATTTTTTTCAGGATATGGTCAAGAGTTTAATTATAGATGGCGACCGTGTTGCAGGAGTCATCACTTCCTTGGGTATTCCAATCAAAGGAAAATCGGTTGTCTTGACCAACGGCACCTTCCTGAATGGGCTGATTCACGTCGGAGACAAGCAGTTAGGTGGCGGTAGAATGGGCGAACCACGTGCATTTGGAATTACGGAACAGCTGGTCTCATTAGGTTTCACGGCCGGCAGGATGAAAACGGGGACTCCACCACGAGTTGACGGACGCAGCCTCGATTACTCTAAAATGGAAGAACAGAAAGGAGATGAAAATCCAGGCAAATTCTCATATTTAGACAGTCCAAAACTCACCGAACAGCGCAGTTGCCACATCGTTTATACTAATGAAACTGTACACGAAATTTTACGTGAAGGCTTCGACAGAAGCCCAATGTTCAACGGGACGATACAAAGCTTAGGACCAAGATACTGCCCTAGTATCGAGGATAAAATAAACCGTTTCGCAGAACGTACACGGCACCAGCTGTTCGTAGAACCTGAAGGTTGGAAAACCATCGAAATCTATGTCAACGGTTTCAGTTCTTCACTTCCGGAAGAGGTACAGATCAAAGCGATGAAACACATCCCTGGATTTGAAAATGTAAAAGTTTTCAGGCCGGGATACGCTATCGAATACGACTACTTCCCTCCTACCCAACTCAACCATACTCTGGAAACAAAACTAATTCAAAACCTTTATTTCGCAGGACAAATCAACGGTACCACCGGTTATGAAGAAGCAGCTGGACAAGGTTTAATTGCCGGAATAAATGCTCACAATAAGGTTCATGGAAAGCCTGAATTTATCCTAAGCCGCGATGAAGCATATATTGGAGTTTTGGTAGATGATCTTATTACCAAAGGAACCGAAGAACCTTACCGAATGTTTACTTCCCGTGCAGAATACCGACTTTTATTAAGACAGGACAATGCGGACATTCGCCTGACTGAAAAATCTTATAAACTTGGTTTGGCAAAGGTAGACCGACTTAAAAAAGTAGAAGAGAAAATTGCAAAATCGCAGGAACTGGAAGCATTTCTTAGAGAGACTTCTTTAAAACCAGGAATTATCAACCCGGTTTTGGAAAAAATTGAATCCTCCCCTGTTGATCAGGCTTACCGGGCAGCACAGATTCTTACGCGTCCAAACATGACTTTAGAAAAACTTGATGAGATTGATTTTATAAAGGAAGTTTCGCTAAAGTACAATCATGAAGTACGTGAACAGGCAGAAATCAATATTAAATACAAAGGCTATATCGACAAAGAACGCGAAAATGTAGCGAAACTTCAGCGTACGGAAAACATCAGGATTCCAGACGATTTCGATTTTAGCAAAATTTCTTCTCTTTCTGCTGAGGCTAAAACAAAAATGACTTCGGTAAAACCCAAGACTATTGCTCAGGCGTCACGAATAAGTGGCGTTTCTCCGGCAGATATTAATGTCCTTCTTATTTATTTAGGAAGGTAA
- a CDS encoding class I SAM-dependent methyltransferase, translating to MKVKDLFLTQESFELQKTEIPGILRTSPVPSDLQKYYASKNYISHHQDSGRLKEKVYKFAQHFNLNYKRNILAKETFQNAKILDYGCGAGEFIKFIENDFSVLGYEPNHDARKAATNKVKKATLISDISEIEDGSLNAITMWHVFEHIDNQANMLHNFYKKLKNNGLLIIAVPNHTSFDARYYKEFWAAYDVPRHIYHFSKSGMEKLFNDENWKLKKIKPLLLDSYYISILSEKYKKNPLSWLKGGIVGAISNFKASKTGEFSSLIYIIEKKQKVDF from the coding sequence ATGAAAGTAAAAGACCTATTTCTCACACAGGAATCCTTTGAATTGCAGAAAACAGAAATTCCGGGTATTCTCAGAACATCTCCGGTTCCGTCCGATTTGCAAAAGTATTACGCGAGTAAAAATTATATTTCTCATCATCAGGACAGCGGAAGATTAAAAGAGAAAGTATACAAGTTTGCTCAACACTTTAATCTGAATTACAAGAGAAATATTCTTGCAAAAGAAACTTTCCAAAATGCAAAAATTTTGGATTACGGTTGCGGTGCGGGCGAGTTCATCAAATTTATAGAAAATGATTTCTCTGTCTTAGGATACGAACCAAATCATGATGCAAGAAAGGCAGCCACAAACAAAGTGAAGAAAGCAACCTTAATTTCTGATATTAGCGAAATTGAAGATGGTTCTTTGAACGCGATTACGATGTGGCATGTGTTCGAACATATTGATAATCAGGCTAATATGCTTCATAATTTTTATAAAAAACTGAAAAACAACGGTTTATTGATCATTGCAGTGCCAAATCATACTTCGTTCGACGCAAGATATTATAAAGAATTCTGGGCGGCTTATGATGTTCCGCGACACATTTACCATTTTTCAAAAAGTGGAATGGAAAAATTATTTAATGATGAAAACTGGAAACTCAAAAAAATAAAACCTCTCCTACTCGATTCCTATTACATCTCCATACTAAGTGAAAAATATAAAAAAAATCCACTTTCGTGGCTAAAAGGAGGCATTGTAGGAGCGATTTCCAATTTTAAAGCCTCTAAAACCGGCGAATTTTCCAGTTTGATATATATTATCGAAAAAAAACAGAAAGTCGATTTTTGA
- a CDS encoding phosphoglycerate kinase, with the protein MKTINDFNFKDKKALVRVDFNVPQSADLQVTDNTRIVAAKPTIDKILNDGGSVILMTHLGRPKGKVSDEFSLKNIVPEIEAVLGREVQFCADCLGEDATNMTGNLKPGEVILLENLRFYNEEEEGDKEFAEKLSKYADAYVNDAFGTAHRAHASTAVIAQYFPSTKFFGLLMAKELEAIDKVLGSGEKPVTAIIGGSKVSSKITIIENMLPAVDNLIIGGGMAFTFIKALGGAIGTSIVEEDKMDLALEILEKAKAQNVKVLLPVDVVAADEFNNDAQRKEVDIFDIPEGWMGLDAGSKTNALFHDAILNSRTILWNGPVGVFEMPNFAAGTIALGDSIAEATKLGAFSLVGGGDSVAFVKQNGYENKVSYVSTGGGAMLESLEGLELPGVAAINN; encoded by the coding sequence ATGAAAACCATCAACGATTTTAATTTTAAAGACAAAAAAGCCCTGGTTCGTGTAGATTTCAATGTACCGCAAAGCGCGGACCTGCAGGTGACGGACAATACCCGCATTGTAGCAGCAAAACCAACAATCGATAAAATATTGAATGATGGTGGTTCGGTAATCCTGATGACTCACCTGGGTCGGCCGAAAGGAAAAGTAAGCGATGAATTTTCTTTGAAAAATATTGTGCCGGAAATAGAAGCTGTTTTGGGCAGGGAAGTACAATTTTGCGCGGATTGCTTAGGGGAGGATGCTACGAATATGACCGGTAATTTGAAACCCGGTGAAGTTATTTTATTGGAAAACCTAAGGTTTTATAATGAAGAGGAGGAGGGTGACAAGGAATTTGCAGAGAAACTGTCAAAGTATGCCGATGCTTACGTGAATGATGCTTTTGGAACAGCGCACAGAGCGCACGCGTCTACTGCAGTAATTGCCCAGTATTTTCCTTCAACTAAATTTTTCGGTTTATTAATGGCGAAAGAATTGGAGGCGATTGATAAAGTTTTGGGAAGTGGTGAAAAACCAGTGACTGCAATCATTGGCGGATCTAAAGTTTCTTCGAAAATTACCATCATTGAAAATATGCTTCCGGCAGTTGATAATCTTATTATCGGTGGTGGGATGGCATTTACATTTATCAAGGCTTTAGGTGGCGCCATCGGAACTTCAATCGTGGAGGAAGATAAGATGGATCTTGCATTGGAAATTTTAGAAAAAGCAAAGGCACAGAATGTAAAAGTTCTTCTTCCGGTTGATGTGGTTGCAGCCGATGAATTCAATAATGACGCACAAAGAAAAGAGGTGGACATTTTCGATATTCCGGAAGGATGGATGGGTCTTGATGCAGGTTCAAAGACCAATGCATTATTCCATGATGCGATTTTGAACTCAAGAACAATTCTATGGAATGGTCCGGTTGGCGTATTCGAGATGCCGAATTTTGCAGCCGGAACTATTGCTTTAGGTGACAGTATTGCAGAAGCGACTAAGCTGGGAGCGTTTTCTTTAGTCGGAGGCGGCGACAGTGTGGCGTTTGTAAAACAAAACGGTTATGAGAATAAAGTTTCTTATGTTTCAACAGGTGGGGGAGCGATGCTTGAAAGTCTGGAAGGTCTGGAACTTCCGGGCGTAGCGGCGATTAACAATTGA
- the rpiB gene encoding ribose 5-phosphate isomerase B, with protein sequence MKKLAIAADHAGFEYKEFLKSQLKDKYEITDYGTHSLESVDYPDFVHPAATSVEQGENEMGILVCGSGQGVQLTANKHQGIRCALAWMPELAELARQHNNCNMVAIPARFIAKELALETVERFLNTDFEGGRHENRVNKISC encoded by the coding sequence ATGAAAAAACTGGCCATTGCTGCTGACCACGCAGGTTTTGAGTATAAAGAATTTCTGAAATCGCAACTGAAGGATAAATATGAAATCACCGATTACGGAACCCATTCATTGGAGAGTGTGGATTATCCGGACTTTGTACACCCCGCAGCAACATCCGTAGAACAGGGAGAAAACGAAATGGGAATTTTAGTCTGTGGAAGTGGCCAGGGCGTTCAGCTTACGGCAAACAAACATCAGGGGATCCGCTGCGCTTTGGCGTGGATGCCGGAACTGGCTGAACTTGCGCGTCAGCATAACAACTGCAATATGGTCGCAATTCCTGCAAGATTTATTGCAAAAGAACTGGCTCTGGAAACTGTGGAAAGATTTTTGAATACAGATTTCGAGGGCGGGCGTCACGAAAACAGGGTCAATAAGATATCCTGCTAA
- the rnr gene encoding ribonuclease R yields MSKKSKFISHKNNHKLQEIGRKIVAFMNEKSSKIYNYKQIADGIDYKNPRQREQVIQALHKLMAEERIQEVEKGKFILNLKIQGTLTGVIDFNQSGNAYVKVEGLEDDVFVHSKNVKDALQGDTVIIVTYHYKGKKLEGSVVDVLERNKTHFVGTLDYIAHKEFGFVVADKKVINTDIFVKKDKFNGAKPGDKVVVKMLGWKKGDKNPEGEIIQVLGAPGDHETEIHSILAEYGLPYEFPEEVEKEANQIDREIRDHEVAKRWDMRETLTFTIDPKDAKDFDDALSIRKLDNGNWEIGVHIADVSHYVVPGTLLDEEAYQRATSVYLVDRVVPMLPEVLSNGVCSLRPNEDKYTFSAVFEMDDQAEVRRQWFGRTVTHSDRRFTYEEAQERIETGQGDLADEILVLDRLAKIMREKRIKNGAITFDRSEVRFNLDENNEPIGVYFKISKDSNHLIEEFMLLANRKVSEYVSLNRKGEHTNNTFIYRVHDDPDPVKLEALRDFVGTFGYKMNIASTKQTTESMNALLKGVKGKPEENMIETLAMRSMSKAVYSTDPIGHYGLGFEYYSHFTSPIRRYPDLIAHRLLQHYLDGGKSPYKPEVEEQAKHCSAMERLAADAERDSIKFMQVKFMEKHIGEVFEGVISGVAEFGFWVQIPENGAEGLIKLRDLTDDSYMYDAKSHAVYGTRHGRQFQLGDKVKIKVMKANLIAKQLDFKIVD; encoded by the coding sequence ATGTCAAAAAAATCAAAATTCATATCCCACAAAAACAATCATAAGCTTCAGGAAATCGGAAGAAAAATCGTAGCTTTTATGAACGAAAAATCATCTAAAATCTACAATTATAAGCAAATTGCAGATGGGATAGACTATAAAAACCCCCGACAAAGGGAACAGGTGATCCAAGCTTTACATAAACTGATGGCGGAGGAAAGAATTCAGGAAGTAGAAAAAGGAAAATTCATCCTTAACCTAAAAATCCAGGGAACTCTGACCGGCGTCATCGATTTCAATCAGTCCGGAAATGCATATGTAAAAGTTGAAGGCCTGGAAGACGATGTATTCGTTCACTCGAAAAACGTTAAAGATGCGTTGCAGGGCGACACGGTGATTATCGTAACCTATCATTACAAGGGTAAAAAACTGGAAGGCTCTGTTGTAGATGTGCTGGAACGTAACAAAACTCACTTTGTAGGAACACTGGATTATATAGCCCACAAGGAGTTTGGTTTTGTAGTGGCTGATAAAAAGGTGATAAATACAGATATTTTCGTAAAAAAAGATAAATTCAATGGTGCAAAACCCGGCGATAAAGTCGTGGTAAAGATGCTTGGTTGGAAGAAAGGGGATAAAAACCCGGAAGGGGAGATCATTCAGGTCCTTGGTGCTCCTGGCGATCACGAAACCGAAATTCATTCCATTTTAGCGGAATACGGTTTGCCTTACGAGTTTCCGGAAGAAGTGGAAAAAGAAGCCAACCAGATTGATCGCGAAATCCGTGACCACGAGGTTGCGAAACGCTGGGATATGCGTGAAACTCTGACATTTACCATCGACCCGAAAGATGCAAAAGACTTCGACGATGCACTTTCCATTAGAAAACTGGATAATGGAAACTGGGAAATCGGGGTTCATATCGCTGATGTTTCGCATTATGTGGTGCCTGGAACTTTGCTGGATGAAGAGGCTTACCAAAGAGCAACATCAGTATATTTAGTTGACAGGGTAGTGCCGATGTTGCCGGAAGTTTTGAGCAACGGTGTTTGTTCGCTTCGTCCAAACGAAGATAAATATACCTTTTCCGCTGTTTTTGAAATGGATGATCAGGCTGAAGTACGCAGACAGTGGTTTGGCAGGACCGTCACCCATTCAGACAGAAGATTCACTTATGAAGAAGCCCAGGAACGCATAGAAACCGGACAGGGCGATTTGGCGGATGAAATTCTGGTTCTTGACCGTTTGGCGAAAATTATGCGAGAAAAACGTATTAAAAATGGCGCCATCACCTTTGATCGAAGTGAAGTTCGCTTTAATCTTGATGAAAACAATGAACCAATCGGTGTTTATTTTAAGATCAGCAAAGATTCCAACCACCTGATTGAAGAATTCATGCTTTTAGCAAACCGTAAAGTTTCAGAATATGTCTCCTTAAACAGAAAAGGCGAACATACCAACAATACTTTTATTTACCGGGTTCACGACGATCCAGATCCTGTAAAACTTGAAGCTTTGCGTGATTTTGTGGGAACTTTTGGATATAAAATGAATATTGCCAGCACCAAACAAACCACGGAAAGTATGAACGCCCTCCTGAAAGGTGTAAAAGGAAAACCGGAAGAAAATATGATTGAAACTCTGGCGATGCGCTCGATGAGTAAAGCCGTCTATTCTACCGATCCGATCGGCCACTACGGACTTGGATTTGAATATTATTCGCATTTTACTTCGCCAATCCGTAGATATCCGGATCTCATTGCGCACCGGCTGCTGCAGCATTATCTGGACGGCGGCAAATCACCTTATAAACCGGAAGTAGAGGAGCAGGCGAAGCACTGTTCAGCAATGGAAAGGCTGGCAGCAGATGCGGAACGCGACAGCATCAAGTTTATGCAGGTGAAATTTATGGAGAAGCACATTGGTGAAGTTTTTGAAGGGGTGATTTCCGGTGTTGCAGAATTCGGTTTCTGGGTTCAAATTCCAGAAAACGGGGCAGAAGGGCTGATAAAACTTCGCGACCTGACCGATGATTCCTATATGTACGATGCGAAGAGCCATGCCGTTTACGGTACCCGCCACGGACGGCAGTTCCAGTTGGGCGATAAGGTAAAGATCAAGGTGATGAAAGCGAACCTGATTGCCAAGCAGCTGGATTTCAAAATCGTGGATTAA
- a CDS encoding LysE family translocator gives MLELILSAIGLGFMLSLVFIGPIFFLLIETSFSRGPKHAIALDVGVVLADILCIVAAYFASADIVYLIDKHPGFYRITAMIIFVYGIYMMVTKTQMHIPNEEKFINQNYFKTFINGFLFNLLNVGVILFWLVTVISVRNQYPDTSGFTLYLGIVIATYLLVDMIKIFLAKQFHYKLTQNLANAIRRGVGIILIIFSFLIFLQSFKKFNQFDKRLEEAEKKEVQYQKSQ, from the coding sequence ATGCTTGAACTAATCCTTTCTGCGATCGGACTGGGATTTATGCTTAGCCTGGTTTTCATTGGGCCCATCTTTTTCCTTTTAATTGAAACGAGTTTTTCCCGTGGCCCAAAACATGCGATCGCGCTGGATGTAGGCGTGGTTCTGGCAGATATTCTATGCATTGTTGCTGCTTATTTTGCCAGTGCAGATATTGTATATCTTATTGATAAACATCCTGGTTTTTACCGCATTACTGCGATGATCATTTTTGTTTACGGAATATATATGATGGTTACCAAAACCCAGATGCATATCCCCAATGAAGAAAAGTTTATCAACCAGAATTATTTCAAAACCTTTATCAATGGGTTTTTATTTAATCTTTTGAATGTTGGGGTAATACTTTTTTGGCTGGTCACGGTCATCTCAGTGCGGAACCAGTATCCTGATACCAGCGGCTTTACCCTTTATCTGGGGATTGTTATTGCAACTTATTTGCTGGTTGATATGATAAAGATTTTTCTTGCAAAACAGTTTCACTACAAACTCACACAAAATCTCGCTAATGCGATCAGAAGGGGAGTAGGTATCATTTTGATTATCTTCAGTTTTCTGATTTTCCTTCAAAGTTTTAAAAAATTCAACCAGTTCGACAAGCGCCTTGAAGAAGCCGAGAAGAAAGAAGTACAGTATCAAAAATCGCAATGA
- a CDS encoding S66 peptidase family protein — protein MSKEIIFPKSLKKGDKIAIVSPAGYVEESQLESGLNLIKSKGYEPVLGAHVYGRFDKGYPYSGTEQERIDDLNWALNDDDISAIWASRGGYGCQHLLHHLKLKHFRKNPKWYIGYSDNTVIQSYLLKEGYASIHAQTIKTSSFGVIEEGYKMTFDILSGELPKFLVEDNEFNKKGRAKGQLIGGNLALVYALLGTKYSFDFKDKILFIEDIGENFYSLDRMLMSLELAGVFKKINGLIVGGMINMGKEAENKEYEESFDSFAYQLISDRIKKYDFPTVFGFPNGHIFDNRPLIIGAEVKIKVKDKAEVEF, from the coding sequence ATGAGTAAAGAAATCATTTTCCCAAAATCACTTAAGAAAGGGGATAAAATCGCAATTGTTTCTCCCGCCGGATATGTAGAGGAATCACAGCTTGAAAGCGGCTTGAATCTAATTAAATCTAAAGGCTATGAGCCTGTTTTGGGTGCGCATGTTTATGGCAGATTTGATAAAGGCTATCCTTATTCCGGAACGGAACAGGAGCGGATTGATGACCTGAACTGGGCTTTGAATGATGATGATATTTCCGCAATTTGGGCTTCCCGGGGTGGATATGGTTGCCAGCATCTTTTACACCATCTGAAGCTTAAGCATTTCCGGAAAAATCCAAAATGGTACATTGGCTATTCAGATAATACGGTAATTCAGAGTTATTTACTTAAAGAAGGTTATGCATCCATCCACGCACAAACCATCAAAACGTCAAGTTTTGGAGTTATAGAAGAAGGTTACAAAATGACTTTTGATATCCTGAGCGGTGAATTACCGAAATTTTTAGTTGAAGACAATGAATTTAATAAAAAAGGGAGGGCAAAAGGACAGCTAATTGGTGGAAACTTGGCGTTGGTGTATGCGCTTTTGGGTACAAAGTATTCATTTGATTTTAAAGATAAAATTCTTTTTATTGAAGATATAGGTGAAAACTTTTACTCGCTCGACCGAATGTTGATGAGCCTTGAACTGGCCGGTGTTTTCAAGAAGATTAACGGTTTAATCGTGGGTGGAATGATCAATATGGGAAAGGAAGCTGAGAATAAGGAATACGAAGAGAGTTTCGACAGTTTTGCCTACCAACTGATTTCTGACAGAATTAAGAAATATGATTTCCCAACAGTTTTCGGTTTTCCTAACGGTCATATTTTTGATAACAGACCTTTAATTATCGGCGCTGAGGTAAAAATAAAAGTGAAGGATAAAGCAGAGGTTGAATTTTAA